Proteins from one Acropora muricata isolate sample 2 chromosome 9, ASM3666990v1, whole genome shotgun sequence genomic window:
- the LOC136928963 gene encoding uncharacterized protein, which translates to MSPFRFLPSRLDSEADTASDLRQTRAAEYSGPRKILVLKKIIELLPSKPSSAIKQVIIDFKRALWAAFTTVLPAVSIKGSVFHWTQAVEEGVRARPAESVFGRRCCMQKES; encoded by the exons ATGTCTCCCTTTCGGTTTCTTCCAAGCCGACTTGACAGTGAAGCAGACACGGCATCTGATCTTCGCCAGACAAGGGCAGCTGAATACTCTGGCCCACGCAAAATCCTG GTACTAAAGAAGATCATCGAACTTCTTCCAAGCAAGCCGTCATCGGCCATTAAACAAGTCATCATAGACTTTAAAAGGGCGCTGTGGGCGGCATTCACAACGGTCCTGCCAGCTGTATCTATCAAGGGCAGCGTTTTCCACTGGACCCAAGCCGTAGAGGAAG GTGTAAGAGCTCGGCCTGCAGAAAGCGTATTCGGACGACGATGCTGTATGCAAAAAGAAAGTTAA